A DNA window from Engystomops pustulosus chromosome 6, aEngPut4.maternal, whole genome shotgun sequence contains the following coding sequences:
- the LOC140065359 gene encoding C3a anaphylatoxin chemotactic receptor-like: MSAVRMYPEDYDLTSPDTPEYLGPYNLSSDENYKTNYTTADKMDVIQIVKITLYSIIFILGIIGNGLVIWIAGFRMKKTISAVWFLNLAIADFLCCTSLPIIIAGLVSDDMCRSSSSFLFCFFYDILLRINMTTCSLLLTAMSVDRWVSVMWPFWAKVHRTQKLVRITAGIIWVFSILWVGLIIFLTEILPIYRDESFTETMTILLIRVVLMFVIPFLIIFTSYVTICIKLRKSNRPQRSQRPYRIITAVILCFFICWAPYYIHPLTVLYSVYYFMVDSIILILVYLNSCINPIIYVFMGQDFRHNFLRSIPFRVEKALSEPPDDPGREQENLNLAPTAGDHI, translated from the exons AT GAGCGCAGTCAGAATGTATCCAGAAGATTATGACCTGACATCACCCGATACACCTGAATACCTGGGTCCCTACAACCT GTCATCTGATGAGAACTACAAGACGAATTACACAACCGCTGACAAGATGGACGTTATACAGATAGTGAAAATTACATTATACAGCATCATTTTCATCCTTGGGATTATCGGGAATGGATTGGTCATCTGGATTGCCGGATTCAGGATGAAGAAGACGATCAGTGCCGTGTggttcctcaacctggccatcgCTGACTTCCTGTGCTGCACTTCTCTTCCTATTATAATTGCAGGCTTGGTTTCAGATGATATGTGCCGATCTTCATCATCATTTCTATTCTGTTTCTTTTATGATATTCTGTTGCGTATAAACATGACCACTTGTTCTCTCCTCCTGACGGCCATGAGTGTTGATCGCTGGGTATCGGTCATGTGGCCATTTTGGGCTAAAGTCCATAGGACACAGAAACTAGTGAGAATCACTGCAGGAATTATCTGGGTGTTTAGTATACTATGGGTtggtttaattatttttttaacggAAATTTTACCTATTTATAGGGATGAGAGCTTTACTGAAACAATGACTATTCTCCTGATCAGGGTTGTTCTAATGTTTGTGATCCCTTTCCTCATCATCTTCACCAGTTATGTCACCATTTGCATCAAACTTAGAAAAAGTAATAGACCCCAGAGATCTCAGAGACCCTACAGGATCATCACCGCTGTTATATTGTGTTTCTTCATCTGCTGGGCTCCATATTACATCCACCCACTAACAGTCTTGTATTCAGTATATTATTTTATGGTAGATAGTATTATTCTCATCCTGGTTTATCTTAACAGCTGCATCAACCCAATCATTTATGTTTTTATGGGCCAAGATTTTAGACATAATTTCCTGAGATCCATCCCCTTCAGGGTAGAAAAAGCCTTAAGTGAACCTCCTGATGACCCCGGGAGGGAACAAGAAAATCTTAACCTTGCCCCCACTGCAGGAGATCATATATAA